Proteins encoded within one genomic window of Vidua macroura isolate BioBank_ID:100142 chromosome 2, ASM2450914v1, whole genome shotgun sequence:
- the MTMR6 gene encoding myotubularin-related protein 6 isoform X1: protein MEHIRTTKVEQVKLLDRFSTSNKSLTGTLYLTATHLLFIDSSQRETWILHHHIAAVEKLPLTTSGCPLVIQCKNFRIVHFVVPRERDCHDIYNSLLQLSRTAKYEELYAFSYNPKQNESEQVKGWQLIDLAEEYKRMGVPNDYWQLSDANRDYKICETYPRELYVPRTASKPIIVGSSKFRSKGRFPVLSYYHKNKEAAICRCSQPLSGFSARCLEDEHMLQAISKANPSNRYMYVMDTRPKLNAMANRAAGKGYENEDNYSNIRFQFVGIENIHVMRSSLQKLLEVSGTRGLSVNDFLSGLENSGWLRHIKAVLDAAVFLAKAIAVESASVLVHCSDGWDRTSQVCSLGALLLDSYYRTIKGFMVLIEKDWISFGHKFSDRCCQLDGDPKEISPVFTQFLESVWNLTEQFPQAFEYNEAFLLQIHEHVHSCQFGNFLGNCQKEREELKLKEKTYSLWPFLLAEQKKYQNPLYNPDFSPELTLLEPNTVSFNFKFWRNMYHQFDRSMHPRQSVFNFIMNTSEQNKQLEEDIKELEAKLKQRNGRSDAVLVKEQEQTAHPAPVALKSPPCFQKEQPPMPVNDAVRTIEGSNTADNRYSELVSEFSKAEPAVVSLEYGVARMTC, encoded by the exons ATGGAGCACATCCGCACCACCAAG GTAGAGCAGGTGAAATTACTGGATAGGTTCAGCACGAGCAATAAGTCACTGACGGGAACTCTGTACCTTACAGCAACTCATCTGTTATTCATAGATTCAAGCCAGAGAGAGACGTGG ATACTACATCATCACATTGCTGCAGTGGAAAAACTTCCTTTGACTACTTCTGGCTGCCCCCTTGTCATCCAGTGCAAGAACTTCAGGATAGTTCACTTTGTTGTACCCAGAGAGAGAGATTGTCATGACATTTATAATTCTTTGCTTCAGCTCTCAAGAACAG CAAAATACGAAGAACTGTATGCCTTTTCTTATaatccaaaacaaaatgaaTCTGAGCAAGTCAAAGGCTGGCAGCTTATTGATCTAGCAGAAGAATATAAAAGAATGGGAGTGCCAAATGATTACTGGCAGTTGTCTGATGCAAATCGCGATTACAAG ATTTGTGAAACGTATCCTAGAGAACTTTATGTTCCCAGAACTGCAAGCAAGCCTATAATTGTTGGTAGCTCCAAGttcagaagcaaaggaagattCCCAGTGTTGTCATATtatcataaaaataaagag GCTGCAATTTGCAGATGCAGTCAACCTCTCTCAGGTTTCAGTGCCAGGTGCCTGGAAGATGAGCACATGTTGCAAGCCATCAGTAAAGCAAATCCTTCAAATCGCTACATGTATGTCATGGACACCAGGCCCAAG cTTAATGCAATGGCtaacagagctgctgggaagggctATGAGAACGAAGACAACTACTCAAACATTAGGTTCCAGTTTGTTGGCATTGAAAATATTCATGTAATGAGATCTAGCCTGCAAAAACTCCTGGAAG TCAGTGGCACAAGGGGTTTGTCTGTCAATGACTTTTTGTCTGGTCTGGAGAATTCTGGATGGCTGCGTCACATCAAAGCTGTGTTGGATGCTGCTGTCTTCCTAGCCAAG GCAATAGCAGTTGAGAGTGCAAGTGTATTGGTGCACTGTTCAGATGGCTGGGATAGGACTTCCCAAGTTTGTTCCCTTGGAGCTCTCTTGCTAGATTCCTATTACAGAACAATCAAAGGATTCATG GTCTTGATAGAGAAAGACTGGATCTCCTTTGGGCACAAATTCTCTGACAG ATGTTGTCAGTTGGATGGTGATCCAAAAGAGATCTCGCCAGTGTTCACCCAGTTTTTAGAAAGTGTGTGGAATCTGACTGAGCAGTTTCCACAAGCCTTTGAGTACAATGAAGCTTTCCTCCTTCAAATCCATGAACATGTCCATTCATGCCAGTTTGGTAACTTCCTTGGAAACTGTCAAAAAGAACGAGAAGAGTTAAA ACTAAAAGAGAAGACCTATTCCTTGTGGCCATTCCTTTTGGCTGAACAGAAGAAATATCAGAATCCTCTGTATAATCCGGATTTTTCTCCAGAACTAACGCTTTTGGAGCCTAACACAGTATCATTCAATTTTAA GTTTTGGAGAAATATGTATCATCAGTTTGATCGAAGTATGCATCCCAGGCAGTCTGTGTTCAACTTTATCATGAATACAAGTGAGCAAAATAAACAACTGGAGGAAGACATTAAAGAACTGGAAGCT aaattaaagcaGAGAAACGGGCGGTCAGATGCCGTCCTTGTGAAGGAACAGGAGCAGACGGCTCATCCTGCCCCCGTGGCACTGAAATCCCCTCCGTGCTTCCAGAAGGAGCAGCCGCCGATGCCAGTGAACGACGCCGTGCGAACCATAGAGGGCAGCAACACAGCAGACAATCGCTACAGCGAACTTGTGTCCGAGTTCTCCAAAGCTGAGCCTGCCGTTGTCAGCTTGGAGTACGGAGTGGCCAGGATGACCTGCTAA
- the MTMR6 gene encoding myotubularin-related protein 6 isoform X2, producing MHLMVEQVKLLDRFSTSNKSLTGTLYLTATHLLFIDSSQRETWILHHHIAAVEKLPLTTSGCPLVIQCKNFRIVHFVVPRERDCHDIYNSLLQLSRTAKYEELYAFSYNPKQNESEQVKGWQLIDLAEEYKRMGVPNDYWQLSDANRDYKICETYPRELYVPRTASKPIIVGSSKFRSKGRFPVLSYYHKNKEAAICRCSQPLSGFSARCLEDEHMLQAISKANPSNRYMYVMDTRPKLNAMANRAAGKGYENEDNYSNIRFQFVGIENIHVMRSSLQKLLEVSGTRGLSVNDFLSGLENSGWLRHIKAVLDAAVFLAKAIAVESASVLVHCSDGWDRTSQVCSLGALLLDSYYRTIKGFMVLIEKDWISFGHKFSDRCCQLDGDPKEISPVFTQFLESVWNLTEQFPQAFEYNEAFLLQIHEHVHSCQFGNFLGNCQKEREELKLKEKTYSLWPFLLAEQKKYQNPLYNPDFSPELTLLEPNTVSFNFKFWRNMYHQFDRSMHPRQSVFNFIMNTSEQNKQLEEDIKELEAKLKQRNGRSDAVLVKEQEQTAHPAPVALKSPPCFQKEQPPMPVNDAVRTIEGSNTADNRYSELVSEFSKAEPAVVSLEYGVARMTC from the exons ATGCATTTAATG GTAGAGCAGGTGAAATTACTGGATAGGTTCAGCACGAGCAATAAGTCACTGACGGGAACTCTGTACCTTACAGCAACTCATCTGTTATTCATAGATTCAAGCCAGAGAGAGACGTGG ATACTACATCATCACATTGCTGCAGTGGAAAAACTTCCTTTGACTACTTCTGGCTGCCCCCTTGTCATCCAGTGCAAGAACTTCAGGATAGTTCACTTTGTTGTACCCAGAGAGAGAGATTGTCATGACATTTATAATTCTTTGCTTCAGCTCTCAAGAACAG CAAAATACGAAGAACTGTATGCCTTTTCTTATaatccaaaacaaaatgaaTCTGAGCAAGTCAAAGGCTGGCAGCTTATTGATCTAGCAGAAGAATATAAAAGAATGGGAGTGCCAAATGATTACTGGCAGTTGTCTGATGCAAATCGCGATTACAAG ATTTGTGAAACGTATCCTAGAGAACTTTATGTTCCCAGAACTGCAAGCAAGCCTATAATTGTTGGTAGCTCCAAGttcagaagcaaaggaagattCCCAGTGTTGTCATATtatcataaaaataaagag GCTGCAATTTGCAGATGCAGTCAACCTCTCTCAGGTTTCAGTGCCAGGTGCCTGGAAGATGAGCACATGTTGCAAGCCATCAGTAAAGCAAATCCTTCAAATCGCTACATGTATGTCATGGACACCAGGCCCAAG cTTAATGCAATGGCtaacagagctgctgggaagggctATGAGAACGAAGACAACTACTCAAACATTAGGTTCCAGTTTGTTGGCATTGAAAATATTCATGTAATGAGATCTAGCCTGCAAAAACTCCTGGAAG TCAGTGGCACAAGGGGTTTGTCTGTCAATGACTTTTTGTCTGGTCTGGAGAATTCTGGATGGCTGCGTCACATCAAAGCTGTGTTGGATGCTGCTGTCTTCCTAGCCAAG GCAATAGCAGTTGAGAGTGCAAGTGTATTGGTGCACTGTTCAGATGGCTGGGATAGGACTTCCCAAGTTTGTTCCCTTGGAGCTCTCTTGCTAGATTCCTATTACAGAACAATCAAAGGATTCATG GTCTTGATAGAGAAAGACTGGATCTCCTTTGGGCACAAATTCTCTGACAG ATGTTGTCAGTTGGATGGTGATCCAAAAGAGATCTCGCCAGTGTTCACCCAGTTTTTAGAAAGTGTGTGGAATCTGACTGAGCAGTTTCCACAAGCCTTTGAGTACAATGAAGCTTTCCTCCTTCAAATCCATGAACATGTCCATTCATGCCAGTTTGGTAACTTCCTTGGAAACTGTCAAAAAGAACGAGAAGAGTTAAA ACTAAAAGAGAAGACCTATTCCTTGTGGCCATTCCTTTTGGCTGAACAGAAGAAATATCAGAATCCTCTGTATAATCCGGATTTTTCTCCAGAACTAACGCTTTTGGAGCCTAACACAGTATCATTCAATTTTAA GTTTTGGAGAAATATGTATCATCAGTTTGATCGAAGTATGCATCCCAGGCAGTCTGTGTTCAACTTTATCATGAATACAAGTGAGCAAAATAAACAACTGGAGGAAGACATTAAAGAACTGGAAGCT aaattaaagcaGAGAAACGGGCGGTCAGATGCCGTCCTTGTGAAGGAACAGGAGCAGACGGCTCATCCTGCCCCCGTGGCACTGAAATCCCCTCCGTGCTTCCAGAAGGAGCAGCCGCCGATGCCAGTGAACGACGCCGTGCGAACCATAGAGGGCAGCAACACAGCAGACAATCGCTACAGCGAACTTGTGTCCGAGTTCTCCAAAGCTGAGCCTGCCGTTGTCAGCTTGGAGTACGGAGTGGCCAGGATGACCTGCTAA
- the MTMR6 gene encoding myotubularin-related protein 6 isoform X4 → MHGYKLGSKYEELYAFSYNPKQNESEQVKGWQLIDLAEEYKRMGVPNDYWQLSDANRDYKICETYPRELYVPRTASKPIIVGSSKFRSKGRFPVLSYYHKNKEAAICRCSQPLSGFSARCLEDEHMLQAISKANPSNRYMYVMDTRPKLNAMANRAAGKGYENEDNYSNIRFQFVGIENIHVMRSSLQKLLEVSGTRGLSVNDFLSGLENSGWLRHIKAVLDAAVFLAKAIAVESASVLVHCSDGWDRTSQVCSLGALLLDSYYRTIKGFMVLIEKDWISFGHKFSDRCCQLDGDPKEISPVFTQFLESVWNLTEQFPQAFEYNEAFLLQIHEHVHSCQFGNFLGNCQKEREELKLKEKTYSLWPFLLAEQKKYQNPLYNPDFSPELTLLEPNTVSFNFKFWRNMYHQFDRSMHPRQSVFNFIMNTSEQNKQLEEDIKELEAKLKQRNGRSDAVLVKEQEQTAHPAPVALKSPPCFQKEQPPMPVNDAVRTIEGSNTADNRYSELVSEFSKAEPAVVSLEYGVARMTC, encoded by the exons ATGCATGGATACAAGTTGGGGT CAAAATACGAAGAACTGTATGCCTTTTCTTATaatccaaaacaaaatgaaTCTGAGCAAGTCAAAGGCTGGCAGCTTATTGATCTAGCAGAAGAATATAAAAGAATGGGAGTGCCAAATGATTACTGGCAGTTGTCTGATGCAAATCGCGATTACAAG ATTTGTGAAACGTATCCTAGAGAACTTTATGTTCCCAGAACTGCAAGCAAGCCTATAATTGTTGGTAGCTCCAAGttcagaagcaaaggaagattCCCAGTGTTGTCATATtatcataaaaataaagag GCTGCAATTTGCAGATGCAGTCAACCTCTCTCAGGTTTCAGTGCCAGGTGCCTGGAAGATGAGCACATGTTGCAAGCCATCAGTAAAGCAAATCCTTCAAATCGCTACATGTATGTCATGGACACCAGGCCCAAG cTTAATGCAATGGCtaacagagctgctgggaagggctATGAGAACGAAGACAACTACTCAAACATTAGGTTCCAGTTTGTTGGCATTGAAAATATTCATGTAATGAGATCTAGCCTGCAAAAACTCCTGGAAG TCAGTGGCACAAGGGGTTTGTCTGTCAATGACTTTTTGTCTGGTCTGGAGAATTCTGGATGGCTGCGTCACATCAAAGCTGTGTTGGATGCTGCTGTCTTCCTAGCCAAG GCAATAGCAGTTGAGAGTGCAAGTGTATTGGTGCACTGTTCAGATGGCTGGGATAGGACTTCCCAAGTTTGTTCCCTTGGAGCTCTCTTGCTAGATTCCTATTACAGAACAATCAAAGGATTCATG GTCTTGATAGAGAAAGACTGGATCTCCTTTGGGCACAAATTCTCTGACAG ATGTTGTCAGTTGGATGGTGATCCAAAAGAGATCTCGCCAGTGTTCACCCAGTTTTTAGAAAGTGTGTGGAATCTGACTGAGCAGTTTCCACAAGCCTTTGAGTACAATGAAGCTTTCCTCCTTCAAATCCATGAACATGTCCATTCATGCCAGTTTGGTAACTTCCTTGGAAACTGTCAAAAAGAACGAGAAGAGTTAAA ACTAAAAGAGAAGACCTATTCCTTGTGGCCATTCCTTTTGGCTGAACAGAAGAAATATCAGAATCCTCTGTATAATCCGGATTTTTCTCCAGAACTAACGCTTTTGGAGCCTAACACAGTATCATTCAATTTTAA GTTTTGGAGAAATATGTATCATCAGTTTGATCGAAGTATGCATCCCAGGCAGTCTGTGTTCAACTTTATCATGAATACAAGTGAGCAAAATAAACAACTGGAGGAAGACATTAAAGAACTGGAAGCT aaattaaagcaGAGAAACGGGCGGTCAGATGCCGTCCTTGTGAAGGAACAGGAGCAGACGGCTCATCCTGCCCCCGTGGCACTGAAATCCCCTCCGTGCTTCCAGAAGGAGCAGCCGCCGATGCCAGTGAACGACGCCGTGCGAACCATAGAGGGCAGCAACACAGCAGACAATCGCTACAGCGAACTTGTGTCCGAGTTCTCCAAAGCTGAGCCTGCCGTTGTCAGCTTGGAGTACGGAGTGGCCAGGATGACCTGCTAA
- the MTMR6 gene encoding myotubularin-related protein 6 isoform X3 — translation MEHIRTTKVEQVKLLDRFSTSNKSLTGTLYLTATHLLFIDSSQRETWILHHHIAAVEKLPLTTSGCPLVIQCKNFRIVHFVVPRERDCHDIYNSLLQLSRTAKYEELYAFSYNPKQNESEQVKGWQLIDLAEEYKRMGVPNDYWQLSDANRDYKICETYPRELYVPRTASKPIIVGSSKFRSKGRFPVLSYYHKNKEAAICRCSQPLSGFSARCLEDEHMLQAISKANPSNRYMYVMDTRPKLNAMANRAAGKGYENEDNYSNIRFQFVGIENIHVMRSSLQKLLEVSGTRGLSVNDFLSGLENSGWLRHIKAVLDAAVFLAKAIAVESASVLVHCSDGWDRTSQVCSLGALLLDSYYRTIKGFMVLIEKDWISFGHKFSDRCCQLDGDPKEISPVFTQFLESVWNLTEQFPQAFEYNEAFLLQIHEHVHSCQFGNFLGNCQKEREELKLKEKTYSLWPFLLAEQKKYQNPLYNPDFSPELTLLEPNTVSFNFKFWRNMYHQFDRSMHPRQSVFNFIMNTSEQNKQLEEDIKELEAQQGEEYSKSNLKNKQEGK, via the exons ATGGAGCACATCCGCACCACCAAG GTAGAGCAGGTGAAATTACTGGATAGGTTCAGCACGAGCAATAAGTCACTGACGGGAACTCTGTACCTTACAGCAACTCATCTGTTATTCATAGATTCAAGCCAGAGAGAGACGTGG ATACTACATCATCACATTGCTGCAGTGGAAAAACTTCCTTTGACTACTTCTGGCTGCCCCCTTGTCATCCAGTGCAAGAACTTCAGGATAGTTCACTTTGTTGTACCCAGAGAGAGAGATTGTCATGACATTTATAATTCTTTGCTTCAGCTCTCAAGAACAG CAAAATACGAAGAACTGTATGCCTTTTCTTATaatccaaaacaaaatgaaTCTGAGCAAGTCAAAGGCTGGCAGCTTATTGATCTAGCAGAAGAATATAAAAGAATGGGAGTGCCAAATGATTACTGGCAGTTGTCTGATGCAAATCGCGATTACAAG ATTTGTGAAACGTATCCTAGAGAACTTTATGTTCCCAGAACTGCAAGCAAGCCTATAATTGTTGGTAGCTCCAAGttcagaagcaaaggaagattCCCAGTGTTGTCATATtatcataaaaataaagag GCTGCAATTTGCAGATGCAGTCAACCTCTCTCAGGTTTCAGTGCCAGGTGCCTGGAAGATGAGCACATGTTGCAAGCCATCAGTAAAGCAAATCCTTCAAATCGCTACATGTATGTCATGGACACCAGGCCCAAG cTTAATGCAATGGCtaacagagctgctgggaagggctATGAGAACGAAGACAACTACTCAAACATTAGGTTCCAGTTTGTTGGCATTGAAAATATTCATGTAATGAGATCTAGCCTGCAAAAACTCCTGGAAG TCAGTGGCACAAGGGGTTTGTCTGTCAATGACTTTTTGTCTGGTCTGGAGAATTCTGGATGGCTGCGTCACATCAAAGCTGTGTTGGATGCTGCTGTCTTCCTAGCCAAG GCAATAGCAGTTGAGAGTGCAAGTGTATTGGTGCACTGTTCAGATGGCTGGGATAGGACTTCCCAAGTTTGTTCCCTTGGAGCTCTCTTGCTAGATTCCTATTACAGAACAATCAAAGGATTCATG GTCTTGATAGAGAAAGACTGGATCTCCTTTGGGCACAAATTCTCTGACAG ATGTTGTCAGTTGGATGGTGATCCAAAAGAGATCTCGCCAGTGTTCACCCAGTTTTTAGAAAGTGTGTGGAATCTGACTGAGCAGTTTCCACAAGCCTTTGAGTACAATGAAGCTTTCCTCCTTCAAATCCATGAACATGTCCATTCATGCCAGTTTGGTAACTTCCTTGGAAACTGTCAAAAAGAACGAGAAGAGTTAAA ACTAAAAGAGAAGACCTATTCCTTGTGGCCATTCCTTTTGGCTGAACAGAAGAAATATCAGAATCCTCTGTATAATCCGGATTTTTCTCCAGAACTAACGCTTTTGGAGCCTAACACAGTATCATTCAATTTTAA GTTTTGGAGAAATATGTATCATCAGTTTGATCGAAGTATGCATCCCAGGCAGTCTGTGTTCAACTTTATCATGAATACAAGTGAGCAAAATAAACAACTGGAGGAAGACATTAAAGAACTGGAAGCT CAGCAAGGTGAAGAATACTCAAAAAGCAATCTAAAGAATAAGCAAGAGGGAAAGTAA